One Paroedura picta isolate Pp20150507F chromosome 3, Ppicta_v3.0, whole genome shotgun sequence genomic window carries:
- the RYBP gene encoding RING1 and YY1-binding protein isoform X2 gives MKQYKQPGSVSITLQSTDSVKPRINSQLVAQQVAQQYATPPPPKKEKKEKVEKQEEKKPDKEKEISQSVIKKSTNKKTKPKSDIVKDPPSEANSIKSGNTTTKTSDSNHTSRPRLKNVDRSTAQQLAVTVGNVTVIITDFKEKTRSSSTSSSTVTSSAGSEQQNQSSSGSESTDKGSSRSSTPKGDMSAVNDESF, from the exons ATGAAACAGTACAAGCAGCCTGGGTCAGTTAGCATAACACTTCAAAGTACAGACAGTGT GAAACCTAGGATAAATTCTCAGCTTGTTGCACAACAAGTTGCTCAGCAATATGCTACCCCACCACCTCctaaaaaggagaagaaagagaaggtggaaaagcaggaagaaaaaaagccagacaaagaaaaagaaattagtcAAAGTGTTATAAAGAAGAGTACCAACAAGAAGACTAA aCCAAAGTCAGATATTGTGAAAGATCCACCAAGTGAAGCAAACAGCATAAAGTCTGGGAATACAACAACAAAGACCAGTGATTCAAATCATACTTCAAG gcccagactgaaaaatgtggaCAGAAGTACCGCCCAGCAGCTGGCAGTCACAGTGGGAAATGTCACAGTAATTATCACAGACTTTAAAGAAAAGACTCGCTCTTCTTCCACATCATCATCCACAGTGACCTCCAGTGCAGGATCAGAACAGCAGAATCAGAGCAGCTCGGGATCCGAGAGCACAGACAAGGGTTCGTCCCGCTCCTCTACGCCAAAGGGCGACATGTCCGCAGTCAATGACGAATCTTTCTGA